Part of the Methylovirgula sp. 4M-Z18 genome is shown below.
GCCTGTGCGCTGGGGTTTTCGCCGAGGCGGAATCGCATACGCCCGTTGCGGTGACCGACAGGGCCGCCGTCTATGTCAGGCGGCAAAATGCCGATTGCCTGGTTGCTCTTGGCGGCAGCACGGCCGTCGGACTCAGCAAGGCGCTCGCGCTGCGGACCCACCTGCATCAGATCGCCTTGCCGATGAGCTTCAGTGGCGCCGAAGTCACCGCGATCCTCAATGAAACGGTGAGCGGGCTGAAGACGCAGGTCTATACGCTCGCCGTGTTGCCGGACGTCATTCTTTACGATGTCAGCCTGACGCTGGTGATCCATACGGGCGCCGTCTTGGCGAGCGGCCTGATCGGTATGGCCCATGCGGTCGAAGCCCTTTACGCCCCGGACAGGACGCCTGCCGTCACGCTGATGGCGGAAGAAGGCATTCGCATCTTCGCAAAGACGCTGCCTGCGATTCATGCCGATCCGCTCGACATGCGCGCCCGCGCCCGCGCCATGCACGGGGCTTGGCTATGCGGTTCCTGTCTCAATACCGCGAGCACGGGATTGCATCACAGATTATGCGAGATCCTCGGCGGGTCGTTTCGCCTGTCGCACTTCAACACCCATGCCGTGATGCTGCCCTATACGATCGGCTATAATGCGGCGGCGGCACCCGACGCCATGCGGCGCATTGCCGAAAATCTCGGCACAAAAAACGCAGCAAAAGGCATGTACGATTTCACGCGGCGCTTGACACTGCCGCCATCGCTTGCGGCGATCGGGTTCAAGCGCGACCAGATCGAACGGGCGGCCGAACTGGTGGTCGCCAATCCGATCCTCAACCCGCGTCCCTTGCGCCGCAGCACCATCCGCGCGCTTCTGGACAGCGCGCTGGCCGGCGAACCGCCGCCTTGGCCGTTCGAAGAATAGAACGGGGTCTTACCGCCGCACAAACGTCAGGTAAGCCGACGCCCTGCCCTCGCGGCGGGCCTTTTCCTCGTAGCGGGTGGATTGCCAATGCGGCCAGGGCTGCAGCCAATCCTGCGCGCTTTGGGCCAGCCACACGAAATCCGCCGACCGCTGGATGCGCGCCAAAACCCAGCCGGCGTAATCGTCGATATCGGTGGCAAAGCGCAATTCGCAGCCCGGCTTCAGCACCCGCGCGAGACGGCGCAGCATATCGTCGGAGACGAACCGGCGCTTGCGCTGGCGGCGTTTCGGCCAGGGGTCGGGATAGAGGATGTAGATTCCACTGAGCGAAGCGTCGGGCAGCGCGTCGATGAGCTCCCCGGCATCGCCCGGATGCAGGCGGATATTGTCGAGATCGTGCTCCTCGATCAACGCCAGCGCCTTGGCGACGCCGTTGACGAAAGGCTCGCAGCCGAAGAAGCCGGTGTGCGGATGACGCGCCGCCTCGAGCCCCAGATGCTCGCCGCCGCCAAAGCCGATTTCAAGCCACAGGTCGGTGACGTGAGGGGGAAACAGCGTGGCCGGATCGGCGATCGGCGCCGCGACGGGCACGGCGACCTGCGGCAGCAAGTCCGCCATCAGTTGCGTCTGATGCCGCCGCAACGGCTTGCCCTTGCGGCGCCCGTGCAGGGTCGAACGAAGCGGGGCGGAAGGCTCTTCGGACACGAATACGGCTCAGCAAAAGCGACAGACCACGGCGTCACGCCGCCGCGGTCCGTTCACGTCCATTTAAGCGCAGAGCGCCTTGATCTGATCGGCGAGGTCGGTCTTCTCCCACGAGAAGCCGCCGTCGCGCATGTGCTTGCGGCCGAAATGGCCGTAGGACGAGGTGCGCGCATAGATCGGACGGTTCAGCGCCAGATGGTTGCGGATGCCGCGCGGCGACAGGTCCATCGCCTGCATCAGCGCCTGTTCGAGCTTGGCTTCGTCCACCTTGCCGGTGCCGTGCGTGTCGACATAGATCGACAGCGGCTTGGCGACGCCGATAGCGTAGGACAATTGAATGGTGCAGCGGTCCGCGAGCTTGGCCGCCACGACATTCTTGGCGAGGTAGCGCGCCGCATAGGCCGCCGAACGGTCGACCTTGGTCGGGTCCTTGCCCGAGAATGCGCCGCCGCCGTGGGGCGCCGCGCCGCCGTAAGTATCGACGATGATCTTGCGGCCGGTGAGGCCTGCATCGCCGTCCGGACCGCCGATCACGAATTTGCCGGTCGGATTGACGTGCCAGGCGGTCTCGTCGGTGATCCAGCCTTCGGGCAGGGTCGCACGGATATAGGGCTCGACGATCCTGCGCACATCATCCGAGGTCAGGCTGTCATCGAGATGCTGGGTGGACAGCACGATCTGGGTGACGCCCACCGGCTTGCCGTTTTCATATTTGATCGTAACCTGGCTCTTGGCGTCGGGGCCGAGTTTGGCCGCCTCGCCTTCCTTGGCATGACGGGCCTTGGTCAGGACTTCCAGGATCTTGTGCGAATAATAGATCGGCGCCGGCATCAGCTCCGGCGTTTCGCGGCAGGCATAGCCGAACATGATGCCCTGGTCGCCTGCGCCCTCGTCTTTGTTGCCGTTGGAATCGACGCCTTGCGCGATATCGGCCGACTGGGCGTGCAGGAGCACGTCGATCTTCGCTTTCTTCCAGTGGAAGCCGTCCTGCTCGTAGCCGATCGCCTTGATCGCCCGGCGGGCAGCGGATTTCACCTTGCTTTTCAGCGTCTTTTCATCGAGCGAGGTGCGGACCTCGCCGGCGATCACGACGCGGTTGGTCGTCGCCATGGTCTCGCAGGCGACGCGCACCTGGGCCGGGTCCATGCCCGCCTTGATCGCTTCTTTGAAGAACAGATCCACCACTTCGTCGGAAATGCGGTCGCAAACCTTGTCGGGATGACCTTCAGACACGGATTCGCTGGTAAAAAGGTAATTCTGGCGCGCCAAGGCTAAGGACTCCGGCTTTCATTCGTCATGCAGGCCCGGCATCAGCGCGACAGCGGGCAAGCGCGCCGTTCTGCCAGGGCGCGTTCGTTTCGTCAAGCAATTTCGCGAAAAGCGTTCTTTTTAGAGAACGCTTTGCGCCGCATTTCCCGCCCGGCGCGCGAGGACCCCGATCACCGCGCCGGCCAAGGCGACCAGCCAGATCAGGGCGATGAACACGGGGCCCTGGCGCGAGAACGGGGTGCGCGGAAGGGCGGTCGGCAGCGCCACATTGAGGGCCGCTTCCTCGCCAAGCTTCGACTGGGCGAGAATGCGGCCATAGGCGTCGGCCACGGCCGAAACGCCGGTATTGGCGACACGCACCAGCGGTATTCCCTCCTCGACGCTGCGCAGCCGCGCCTGCGCCAGGTGCTGATACGGCCCCCAAGTGCGGCCGAACCAGGAATCGTTCGAGACATTCAGGAACAGGCCTGGGCGCTCGCCGACCTCTCCCTGCGGCATGACCGCGCCGGAGAAAATCGCCTCGTAGCAGATCAGCGGCGCAATCGGCGGTAGGCCGGGCGCGTGCAGCAGATGACGCTCCTGCCCGGCGCTGAAACCGCCGATCTGATGCACGAATTGCGTCAGGCCGATCGCGCGCAGCAGAAAATCCGCCGGCAGGTATTCGCCGAACGGCACGAGATGCACCTTATCGTACGAATCGACGATCTCGCCGTTCCGCACCACCTGCAGCGCATTGAAATATTGCGGATATTGCGCCCCCGGCAATTTTTCGCCCTGCCGCGCCGCCCCCGTGATCAGCGGCATGTCGTCCGGCAGGCCGGAATCGATCTGCTGCAGCGCCTCGGGGTTGCGCGACAGAATCAAGGGAAAGGCGGATTCGGGCCAGATCACATGGGTCGCCGGCGTGAAGGATGGGGCATTCGCTGGCGCCTCGAAGGTCTTCTGCGACAGGGCAAGGTAATTGTCGATGATCTCGCCCGCATTCTCGGGGCGGAAATAATCGTCGTCGGTGAGGTTGGGCTGGATGAGGCCGAGGCGGACATTCGGCACGGTTGCGGCCGGCCCGTCGGGCAGACGCACAAAACCGAAAAGCCCCAAGCCCAGGAGCGCGAAGGCGGCGAAGACTGTCGGAAGCTTGAGCCGGCCCCGAACGCTGCCGCGATCGGTCCATGTCGCCGGCGCGGCGAAAATCGCAATGGCGAGGAAAGTCATCCCGTCGATGCCCACGATACTGGCGAACTGGCTCAAATCGTCCCGCCCGCACAAGGCCATGCCGAGGAGGTTCCATGGAAAGCCGGTCAGGATATGGCCGCGCAGATATTCCGTCGTGCCGAGGCCCGCACTGAGCGCGAGGATGCGCGCCGGCGTTCGCGACCACAGGAGCCGCGCCAGCACGAAGCCCAAAGCGGGAAAGAACGCTAGAACCGCCGGCAGTCCGACGACGCCGAGCGGCAACGCCCAGGCCCATTGCGCCGCATCGACCAGAAACGCCGCCCCCAGCCACCACAGCCCGGCGACGAAATAGCCAAAACCCCAGAACCACCCGAGCACCGCAACCCGGCGCAGCGCCGGCCCCGAGAACGCAGGGTTTTCGTCCACGGCGCCATCGATCAGCCAGACGGCGGCACCGAGGGCGACGATCATGATCGGAAAGAAATTCACCGGCGCCATGGCGAGCGCGCCGCTCGCGCCGCTCGCGAAGGCAAAAAGAAACCGCCGCCAAGCGGGCGCTGCACCGAGCAAAAGGCGGCGCAGCGGCACGGGGATGGCCGGCCTGTCCGGCGCGATGGGCGACCTTGCGGCCGGCATGATGTCCGCGGGCCGCGACATGGGCCGCTCAGTTCGAATAGAGGTCACCGATGCGCGACGGTCCATCGACGTGTTGATCCGTCTGTTGACCCTGGCCGGCTTGGCGCCCGCCCTGCGTCTGCACGCGATTCCAGATGAAGCTTTCGATTTTCCAAGCCTGATCGCCCTTTTCGGCTGCCAGCAGATATTTGCTGACGATCATCTGCTGCTGCCCGCCGGAGCGCAGCGTGAGCCGCCCGACCGCGCGGGCATGGTCCGCCCCAAAGGCTTTGACGTTGAAGACGGTGAATTCGAAAGCCTGGATGTTCTTCAGCGTATTGTCCCACAAGGTGGCGATATCGGCATGCCCTTTGATCACCGGCTTGCTGGGCGCCAGCAGAAACCCGCTCTCCGAAAACAGCGCTGTGAACGCGGCGACATCATGGTTGTTCAACGCCGCGCTCAGGTCGCCGACAAGCGCCTGAATCGCCGCGGTTAGGTCGGCTTCCGTATTCATCCATACCCCCGATTTGCGGTCTTTAAGAACGATGCGCTTTAGATTTAACGCGACTTCACGCCGATCGCATTGTGTGCCTGATCGTACAAGACGGAATAGGTGTAGAACACCTGCAGACTGTCGGGCGCCCCCGTATCCAATTTGACCGTCTCGCAATGCGAGCGCTTCGGGCACACCGAGAATTTGTTGACGGTGTCCGGACTGATGCCGCCCGTCGCGGGATCGACCTGCGGTTTCGGAACCGAGCTCATCTTGTAGCCTTTGCGCTCGGCCGCGGTCGGGTTGATGATCAAGCGTCCGGGACTGCTGTCGCCGGGCAGCGGCAGTTCGACGATCCAGGAGTCACCCAAATCGCTGAGCGGATTGCCGGCGGCGAGCGGGATGCGCGGCTTGTGAATGGACACACCCAAAATCGCCTGAAAACCCTGGTTGGGGATACCGTCGCCGCCGATGCCATAGCTGTCGGCATCCATTTTGGAGGCGGGACAATTCGGCCGCTCCGGGCCGCAGGTCACTTCCTGGACATTCTGCACGACGATCGGCTGCGCGGTCGCGGCGTCACCGACCGCGACCACCGTGCGCACCAGCGAGCCGCGCAGGACGACGCCCGAACCGAAAGGATAGGACCGGACGACACCCGTATCCTCGGCCTGCGGCGCAGAAGCAGAAAAAGCCTTGGTGAGGACGCGCAATCCGATCGAGCCGGTATCGACCATGGCCATGACCGCCGTGTCGCCGCCGAAACTGACCGGCACCGAATAGCGGATATTGCCATCCGGCAATTGCGTCTGGCTGATCGGGACCTCGACCCGGGGAAAGGACGCGGCCAGCGCTGGCGCCGCCAGTGCGGCCGCGGCAATCCCGGCAAGAATGGAAGAAAGCGTAAAACGGTACGAAGCCATGGGACTCAAACCTAATATATTTGCGGCGTCTACTCTGTCCGGTAATACGTTCGGCCGGCAAACGCAACGCGAGGCAGGAGAAGCCGCGACAACGGTCAATTCTATCCCTTTGGCAGAAAAACGGCGGTTTTGCGGCGCCTGATCACGCCCGTGCCCGTCGGGAATGGCGAATCTTGCCTCGTGTCGGAAAGTCCTTTAAGCCACAGGCGACATGTCACACGTCAAGCGTGAAGGGATCGAGTTGATGGCAGATGAGCATTTCGACGCGCTCACACAATTGCGGGATCGCCTGGTCGTCGAGCGCCGGAACCTTGTCCAGGACCTGCTGAGCGACAGCTTTGCCGACACCGAGACCCGGCACGAAACCATCGGCCATTTCATGGGCCTGCAGCAATTCATCGACACGGTGGAACGCGCGCTCGGCCACGAAGTGAGCCTCACGCAAAATCGTGGGCCGGCGCCCGGCCAAACGCAATTTCGCCCCTTCAGCTAAGCTGCAAAGTGCGCCAGCGCACCTCCCGCAGCAGCGTCATTTGATTGAATTTGCTTGCAAGACTTTGGGCGCAGGTTCAAGGTTTGGTCGGCTTTTGGTGGGCCTGGAGGCCCTTTTTGTTTGCGCCTGCAAACGTTATATTTTGGCTGTGACCTAAGAAAAGCGCATCTATGAGCAATATCAACGAAAACGTCCGCGCGGCGAAACCTCCCGGAGGCGGCTTGCTGGCGTTGGCTCAAGTTGCGAGCCATCACGGCATCAAAACCACGCCTGCCGAATTGCGCCACAGGATCGCGGTCAACGGCGAGGCGGTGACCAGCGAGGACCTCGTCGTCGTCGCGCGGAAAATCGGCCTGAAAGCAAGACTGGTGCGCAAACCCTCGCTGCAGCGCCTGCGCAATTTGCCGGTGCCCGCCATGGTGCAGATGAAGAGCGGGACATGGGCCATTTTCGGCATCGAGACCGCGCTCGGCAAATATCGCCTCTATCATCCGATGAGCCAGAAAGAGGAGCAAGTATCGCTCCCGGATCTGCTGCAGCGCATGGCCGGCGATGTCGTTCTCGTCACGAAGCCATCGCAGATCGCCTCGGAGAGCTTCAAATTCGGCCTAGCCTGGTTCATGATCCCGGTCCGGCGCTACTGGCAGCCGATCAGCCATGTCCTGGTGGCGTCGTTCTTCATCCAGCTCATCGGCCTCGGCCTGCCGCTGACATTCCAGCTCGTGATCGACAAGGTTCTCGTCTACAAGAGCTACTCGACGCTGCTGCTGGTGATCACGGCGCTGCTGTTACTGTCGATCTTCGAGGCCGCCCTCAAATACATGCGCACCTACGTGCTCAACCACACGTCGAACCGGATCGACGTGGAGCTCGGCGCGCGCCTGTTCGAACATCTGTTGAGCCTGCCGATCTCCTTCTTCGAGACCCGCGCAGCCGGCGTCATCGTCACAAGGGCGCGCGAGATCGAGAACGTGCGCCGCTTCCTCACCGGCAAGAGCTTGCCCTCGGTGATCGATCTCACCTTCGTCCTGCTCTATATCGCCGTTCTCTTCCTGTATTCGCAGTCGCTGACCTTCATCGTTCTTGCCACATGGCCGCTGTATATTTTCATCGGCGCGGTGATCCGGCCGGCATTCCGCCGCAAGACCAAAGACAAATTCCGCAAATGGGCGAATTCCCAGCAATTGCTGGTCGAGAGCATCGTCGGCGTCCAGACGCTGAAGGCCTCCGCGGTGGAGCCGATGTTCCAGCGCAAATGGGAGGAGCGGCTCTCGAGCTATATCCGAACCAGCTTCGAAACGTCGCTGCTCGGCGCAATCGCGCAAGGGTCGACCGAATTCGTGACCAAATTGTCGACCGCGCTGATCCTCTATTTCGGCGTCCAGCAGGCGATTTCCGGCTCCATGACGATCGGCGCATTGATCGCCTATGTGATGATCGCCAACCGCGTGACCCAGCCGATCCTGCGCGTCGCGCAATTGTGGCAGGATTTCCAGGAAGTGCAGGTGTCGATCGAGCATCTCGGCGACATTTTCAACGCGCCCTCCGAACAGCTGGAGCCGGGCCTGACCGAGCTGCCGCCCCTGCGCGGCGCGATCGAATTGCGCAACGTGCGCTTCCGCTACCGGCCCGAATTACCGGACGCGCTCAAGTCGATCTCGCTGAGAATCGCGGCGGGCGAAGTCGTCGGCGTGGTTGGACCGAGCGGTTCAGGCAAATCGACGCTGACCAAGCTGCTGCAGCGCTTGTACGAGCCCACCCAAGGCCA
Proteins encoded:
- a CDS encoding maleylacetate reductase → MSPAPRPRPVRVVFDADAKGILADEIKQLGCARAVIVTVAEFDKLAQELAAQIGSLCAGVFAEAESHTPVAVTDRAAVYVRRQNADCLVALGGSTAVGLSKALALRTHLHQIALPMSFSGAEVTAILNETVSGLKTQVYTLAVLPDVILYDVSLTLVIHTGAVLASGLIGMAHAVEALYAPDRTPAVTLMAEEGIRIFAKTLPAIHADPLDMRARARAMHGAWLCGSCLNTASTGLHHRLCEILGGSFRLSHFNTHAVMLPYTIGYNAAAAPDAMRRIAENLGTKNAAKGMYDFTRRLTLPPSLAAIGFKRDQIERAAELVVANPILNPRPLRRSTIRALLDSALAGEPPPWPFEE
- the metK gene encoding methionine adenosyltransferase, producing MARQNYLFTSESVSEGHPDKVCDRISDEVVDLFFKEAIKAGMDPAQVRVACETMATTNRVVIAGEVRTSLDEKTLKSKVKSAARRAIKAIGYEQDGFHWKKAKIDVLLHAQSADIAQGVDSNGNKDEGAGDQGIMFGYACRETPELMPAPIYYSHKILEVLTKARHAKEGEAAKLGPDAKSQVTIKYENGKPVGVTQIVLSTQHLDDSLTSDDVRRIVEPYIRATLPEGWITDETAWHVNPTGKFVIGGPDGDAGLTGRKIIVDTYGGAAPHGGGAFSGKDPTKVDRSAAYAARYLAKNVVAAKLADRCTIQLSYAIGVAKPLSIYVDTHGTGKVDEAKLEQALMQAMDLSPRGIRNHLALNRPIYARTSSYGHFGRKHMRDGGFSWEKTDLADQIKALCA
- the trmB gene encoding tRNA (guanosine(46)-N7)-methyltransferase TrmB, with amino-acid sequence MSEEPSAPLRSTLHGRRKGKPLRRHQTQLMADLLPQVAVPVAAPIADPATLFPPHVTDLWLEIGFGGGEHLGLEAARHPHTGFFGCEPFVNGVAKALALIEEHDLDNIRLHPGDAGELIDALPDASLSGIYILYPDPWPKRRQRKRRFVSDDMLRRLARVLKPGCELRFATDIDDYAGWVLARIQRSADFVWLAQSAQDWLQPWPHWQSTRYEEKARREGRASAYLTFVRR
- a CDS encoding type I secretion system permease/ATPase, with the translated sequence MSNINENVRAAKPPGGGLLALAQVASHHGIKTTPAELRHRIAVNGEAVTSEDLVVVARKIGLKARLVRKPSLQRLRNLPVPAMVQMKSGTWAIFGIETALGKYRLYHPMSQKEEQVSLPDLLQRMAGDVVLVTKPSQIASESFKFGLAWFMIPVRRYWQPISHVLVASFFIQLIGLGLPLTFQLVIDKVLVYKSYSTLLLVITALLLLSIFEAALKYMRTYVLNHTSNRIDVELGARLFEHLLSLPISFFETRAAGVIVTRAREIENVRRFLTGKSLPSVIDLTFVLLYIAVLFLYSQSLTFIVLATWPLYIFIGAVIRPAFRRKTKDKFRKWANSQQLLVESIVGVQTLKASAVEPMFQRKWEERLSSYIRTSFETSLLGAIAQGSTEFVTKLSTALILYFGVQQAISGSMTIGALIAYVMIANRVTQPILRVAQLWQDFQEVQVSIEHLGDIFNAPSEQLEPGLTELPPLRGAIELRNVRFRYRPELPDALKSISLRIAAGEVVGVVGPSGSGKSTLTKLLQRLYEPTQGQILLDGVDLSQIDTAWLRRQLGVVLQENFLFNQSVHENIALAKPSMTRGEVVHVARLAGADEFINKLPQGYDTKIEERGANLSGGQRQRIAIARALATNPRILIFDEATSALDYESERAIRANMQEIARDRTVIIIAHRLAAVKDCDRIIGVLDGEVQEVGTHSGLLTKQGGLYARLWAIQSEQANG
- a CDS encoding YybH family protein; translated protein: MNTEADLTAAIQALVGDLSAALNNHDVAAFTALFSESGFLLAPSKPVIKGHADIATLWDNTLKNIQAFEFTVFNVKAFGADHARAVGRLTLRSGGQQQMIVSKYLLAAEKGDQAWKIESFIWNRVQTQGGRQAGQGQQTDQHVDGPSRIGDLYSN
- the lnt gene encoding apolipoprotein N-acyltransferase, with translation MSRPADIMPAARSPIAPDRPAIPVPLRRLLLGAAPAWRRFLFAFASGASGALAMAPVNFFPIMIVALGAAVWLIDGAVDENPAFSGPALRRVAVLGWFWGFGYFVAGLWWLGAAFLVDAAQWAWALPLGVVGLPAVLAFFPALGFVLARLLWSRTPARILALSAGLGTTEYLRGHILTGFPWNLLGMALCGRDDLSQFASIVGIDGMTFLAIAIFAAPATWTDRGSVRGRLKLPTVFAAFALLGLGLFGFVRLPDGPAATVPNVRLGLIQPNLTDDDYFRPENAGEIIDNYLALSQKTFEAPANAPSFTPATHVIWPESAFPLILSRNPEALQQIDSGLPDDMPLITGAARQGEKLPGAQYPQYFNALQVVRNGEIVDSYDKVHLVPFGEYLPADFLLRAIGLTQFVHQIGGFSAGQERHLLHAPGLPPIAPLICYEAIFSGAVMPQGEVGERPGLFLNVSNDSWFGRTWGPYQHLAQARLRSVEEGIPLVRVANTGVSAVADAYGRILAQSKLGEEAALNVALPTALPRTPFSRQGPVFIALIWLVALAGAVIGVLARRAGNAAQSVL